A window of Syntrophorhabdaceae bacterium contains these coding sequences:
- a CDS encoding response regulator transcription factor, whose product MNKLIAVVDDEPDIVELVSLNLGKAGFKVKSFPDAESFLRSLDPETPDLIILDLMLPDTDGLEICKYLKAHDKYSVIPIIMLTARTEETERVLGLELGADDYVTKPFSSRELVARVKAVLRRPEQRQETKKIYVDDLMVIDLEKVQVSVEGTKRELTPTEFKIIQLLSTKRGRVLSRDQILNFVWGQDRTVVDRTVDVHIRHLREKLGKVSALIKNVRGMGYKLEE is encoded by the coding sequence ATGAATAAACTGATTGCAGTCGTCGATGACGAGCCGGACATCGTGGAACTCGTCTCTCTCAACCTCGGAAAAGCGGGCTTCAAAGTCAAAAGCTTTCCGGACGCCGAGTCCTTTCTCCGCAGCCTCGATCCCGAGACCCCGGACCTTATAATTCTCGATCTTATGCTGCCCGATACGGACGGGCTCGAAATATGCAAATACCTGAAGGCTCACGATAAGTACTCCGTCATCCCCATCATCATGCTTACCGCCAGGACGGAGGAGACGGAAAGGGTCCTCGGTCTCGAGCTGGGCGCCGATGATTATGTCACAAAGCCTTTCTCCTCGAGGGAGCTCGTGGCGCGGGTAAAGGCGGTGCTCCGAAGACCCGAGCAGAGACAGGAGACGAAGAAGATTTACGTGGATGACCTTATGGTCATAGACCTGGAGAAGGTCCAGGTGAGCGTGGAGGGTACGAAAAGGGAGCTCACCCCTACGGAGTTCAAGATCATTCAGCTCCTCTCCACGAAGAGGGGACGGGTCCTCTCACGGGACCAGATACTCAACTTTGTCTGGGGACAGGACAGGACCGTGGTCGACAGGACCGTCGACGTCCACATCAGGCACCTGCGGGAGAAACTGGGAAAGGTCTCCGCCCTGATCAAGAACGTGCGGGGCATGGGATATAAACTGGAAGAATGA